Proteins encoded in a region of the Syntrophorhabdus sp. genome:
- a CDS encoding DUF882 domain-containing protein has translation MSIRNEHNGREATVNLFDADGGFNENALDAIDRVFGFAGSRRGEHISLRLLVLLDYFTDRIAPGETIHLISGYRSPAYNLKLKKSGGNVARTSTHMDGMALDFYLDGVDGKVLWEMIRRENCCGVGHYGGKYIHFDSGRPRFWEAATSKTGTKESEFNRKLYLSAEYDRYRQGERVRFFLTSLSDLAFGVRKTAGLLKDGDGKNGTTALTVEGRDGEECVMIKDRNASRSIHATLPAGLAPGRYRVRFDFCQRPFEQMPTSTISNEIEIVKDEKTVQEFQSSGAQEKKGPR, from the coding sequence ATGAGCATACGGAACGAGCACAACGGGCGGGAGGCGACGGTGAACCTTTTTGATGCCGATGGCGGGTTCAATGAAAACGCTCTCGATGCCATCGACAGGGTCTTCGGTTTTGCCGGCAGCCGGAGGGGAGAGCATATTTCCCTGAGACTTCTCGTCCTGCTCGACTATTTCACCGACAGGATCGCCCCGGGCGAGACGATCCACCTCATTTCCGGGTACAGAAGCCCCGCCTATAACCTGAAATTGAAGAAGTCCGGCGGCAACGTGGCGAGGACGAGCACCCACATGGACGGCATGGCGCTTGACTTCTACCTGGACGGGGTTGACGGCAAGGTCCTCTGGGAGATGATCCGCAGGGAAAACTGCTGCGGCGTCGGTCATTATGGAGGCAAATACATCCATTTCGATTCCGGAAGGCCCCGCTTCTGGGAAGCGGCGACGTCGAAGACGGGCACAAAGGAGAGCGAATTCAACCGCAAGCTCTATCTCTCGGCGGAATACGACCGCTACAGGCAGGGGGAAAGGGTCCGCTTCTTCCTCACATCATTGAGTGATCTCGCCTTCGGGGTCCGGAAGACCGCCGGGCTGCTCAAGGACGGTGACGGGAAGAACGGCACGACGGCGCTGACGGTCGAAGGGCGGGACGGGGAAGAGTGCGTTATGATAAAGGACCGGAACGCGTCGCGATCCATCCACGCAACCCTCCCCGCGGGCCTGGCACCGGGCCGATACAGGGTCCGCTTCGATTTCTGCCAGAGACCTTTCGAACAGATGCCGACATCGACCATATCGAATGAAATAGAGATCGTCAAAGATGAAAAGACGGTTCAAGAGTTTCAGAGTTCAGGAGCTCAAGAAAAGAAGGGGCCCCGGTAA